The following proteins are co-located in the Sporolactobacillus pectinivorans genome:
- a CDS encoding nucleotidyltransferase family protein, whose translation MFLKTAEDIKAFIENDKQLMFMLSQVRRLDLPDSWICAGILRARIWDCQSGFRNRTPVHDADVIYFDPQHIDYDFEQKLQQDLLKRVPGVNWEVKNEARMHVHTPLAEPYTSTTDAISKFPETATAIGARLNSSDKVILMVPQGISDLIHMIVRPTPFFAKSEDRLTVYRKRIKDKNWQKKWPSLQIKGIKTCI comes from the coding sequence TTGTTTTTAAAAACCGCAGAAGACATTAAGGCATTCATTGAAAATGATAAACAACTGATGTTCATGTTGTCTCAGGTCAGAAGACTCGACCTCCCTGATTCCTGGATATGTGCAGGTATTTTGCGCGCCAGAATTTGGGACTGCCAATCTGGGTTTCGCAATAGAACCCCGGTTCATGATGCAGATGTCATTTACTTTGACCCGCAACATATTGATTATGATTTTGAACAGAAACTGCAACAGGATTTGCTCAAAAGGGTGCCTGGGGTAAACTGGGAAGTGAAAAATGAGGCACGGATGCATGTCCATACTCCGCTTGCAGAGCCCTACACATCAACTACAGATGCCATTTCTAAATTTCCAGAGACGGCGACTGCTATAGGTGCGCGATTGAATTCCAGCGATAAGGTCATTCTAATGGTACCGCAAGGCATTTCAGATCTGATCCATATGATCGTCAGACCGACGCCATTTTTTGCAAAATCAGAAGACAGGCTCACGGTCTACAGAAAAAGGATAAAGGACAAGAACTGGCAGAAGAAATGGCCATCGCTCCAAATAAAAGGCATCAAAACCTGTATTTGA
- the acsA gene encoding acetate--CoA ligase: MLERLLLPAEHGTHDLANLEDVRKSFQWKQAEKYFSWHETGKMNAAYEAIDRHAENGKGDQKALYYSDQTRDETYTFSELKRLTNQAANVLRQDADVGKGDRVFIFMPRSPELYILFLGVIKAGAIVGPLFEAFMEGAVRDRLEDSEASVLCTTPELLSRVPYKELPSLKHIILVGDKARNDGYFIDYQKAMDRADTQFPIAWMDKEDGLILHYTSGSTGKPKGVLYVHYAMVQHAQTGRWVLDLKKDDIYWCTADPGWVTGTSYGIFAPWLNGAANVVRGGRFSPQDWYETIEKYQITVWYSAPTAFRMLMGAGDALAAKHDLSSLRHVLSVGEPLNPEVVKWGWEVYHKRIHDTWWMTETGAHMICNVPSMTIKAGSMGKPIPGIMAAIVDDSGNEVPPNTMGNLAIKKGWPSMMRAIWNNPEKYDSYFTSNGWYVSGDSAYMDEDGYFWFQGRVDDVIMTSGERIGPFEVESKLVEHPAVSEAGVIGIPDPIRGEIIKAFISLREGFEATEKLKTEIYHFVKNGLAAHAAPRQIDFLDKLPKTRSGKIMRRVLKAWELNLPTGDLSTMED; the protein is encoded by the coding sequence ATGCTGGAACGTTTGCTCTTACCGGCCGAACACGGAACACATGACCTTGCCAATTTAGAGGATGTGAGAAAATCATTTCAGTGGAAACAGGCTGAAAAGTATTTCAGCTGGCATGAAACAGGAAAAATGAACGCTGCTTATGAGGCGATAGACCGGCATGCGGAAAATGGCAAAGGAGATCAGAAGGCGCTGTATTATTCAGATCAGACGAGAGATGAAACGTATACTTTTTCTGAGCTGAAGCGTTTGACCAATCAGGCGGCTAATGTTCTTAGACAAGATGCGGATGTCGGCAAAGGGGACCGGGTTTTTATCTTTATGCCACGCTCTCCTGAACTCTACATTCTGTTTCTTGGCGTCATAAAAGCAGGCGCGATTGTGGGACCTCTTTTTGAAGCGTTTATGGAGGGGGCTGTCAGAGACCGTCTCGAAGATAGCGAAGCGAGCGTGCTCTGCACAACGCCGGAGCTGTTAAGCCGTGTGCCTTATAAAGAACTGCCCAGTCTGAAACATATTATTCTTGTTGGCGACAAAGCACGGAATGACGGTTATTTTATTGACTATCAGAAGGCGATGGATCGCGCGGATACCCAGTTTCCAATCGCATGGATGGATAAAGAGGATGGATTGATTCTGCATTATACTTCGGGATCTACAGGGAAACCTAAAGGGGTGCTGTACGTTCACTATGCGATGGTTCAGCACGCACAGACAGGACGATGGGTCCTTGATCTGAAAAAAGATGACATCTATTGGTGTACCGCTGATCCCGGGTGGGTGACAGGTACGTCCTATGGAATTTTCGCACCATGGCTAAACGGGGCTGCCAATGTCGTTCGTGGAGGACGCTTCAGCCCGCAGGACTGGTATGAAACTATTGAAAAATATCAGATAACCGTCTGGTACAGTGCGCCGACGGCCTTCCGGATGCTGATGGGTGCAGGAGATGCTTTGGCAGCCAAACATGACCTGTCCAGCCTGAGGCATGTGTTAAGTGTCGGAGAGCCGCTGAATCCGGAGGTCGTGAAGTGGGGGTGGGAAGTCTACCATAAAAGGATTCATGACACGTGGTGGATGACGGAAACAGGTGCACACATGATCTGCAATGTGCCGTCAATGACGATTAAGGCCGGTTCCATGGGAAAGCCGATTCCCGGCATCATGGCGGCGATTGTCGATGATTCCGGCAATGAGGTTCCGCCTAATACGATGGGAAACTTGGCGATCAAAAAGGGTTGGCCCTCAATGATGCGCGCAATCTGGAATAATCCGGAAAAATATGATTCTTATTTTACTTCGAACGGCTGGTATGTATCCGGAGATTCCGCTTATATGGATGAGGATGGCTATTTCTGGTTCCAGGGCCGGGTGGATGATGTGATCATGACTAGCGGTGAGCGGATCGGACCTTTTGAAGTCGAAAGTAAACTGGTGGAGCATCCCGCAGTATCGGAAGCCGGCGTGATCGGCATACCCGACCCCATTCGCGGAGAGATTATCAAAGCTTTTATCTCATTAAGAGAAGGATTTGAAGCAACGGAGAAACTGAAAACTGAAATCTATCATTTTGTGAAAAACGGCCTCGCCGCGCATGCGGCTCCAAGACAGATTGATTTTCTCGATAAACTTCCGAAAACGCGCAGCGGCAAGATCATGCGCCGTGTACTGAAGGCATGGGAACTGAATCTTCCAACGGGGGATCTGTCAACAATGGAAGACTGA
- a CDS encoding DUF255 domain-containing protein, translating into MAKKYNYTNELIHSKSPYLLQHAHNPVNWMEWSHKAFRRAQEEGKPVLVSIGYS; encoded by the coding sequence ATGGCTAAAAAATATAACTATACAAATGAACTGATTCATTCGAAATCCCCATACCTCCTGCAGCACGCCCATAACCCTGTAAATTGGATGGAGTGGAGTCATAAAGCATTTAGGAGGGCGCAGGAGGAAGGAAAACCGGTACTCGTCAGCATCGGTTATTCGTAG
- a CDS encoding thioredoxin domain-containing protein gives MAHESFEDEETAEILNSNYVSIKVDREERPDIDAVYMKVCQALTGQGGWPLNVFLTPDQKPFYAGTYFPKDSVYGRPAFKDVLLELKSRYDQTPDKIAKIGTQIVQALSEQTKSRSKLTEKVLDQAFNAFSESLDPEFGGFGQAPKFPAPHQLMFLLRYARWNKNDQALDMVKKTLDGLAAGGIHDQIGGGFARYSTDEKWLIPHFEKMLYDQAMLAIIYTEAGQVTGDSAYEEVVEDIFSYCERELLSSNGGFYCSQDADSEGVEGKCYTWRPEEILSVLGEDEGRLFCMAYHITSEGNFEGKNVPNLIGTNLEKLAEKWRVSTQGILERLKRSREKLLIVRNRRIQPAKDDKILTSWNALIIIALAKAGKSLHKENYVNLSMAAFHFIKEYLTQNGKLMARFRDDETRYQGYLDDYAFLMLACEALYEATLDIQYLTEMRGLGDEMVRQFWDPENGGFFLQNNETARLIFPTKEAYDSAIPSGNSAAAYAMLRLSEWTGENQYAAYADRIFSAFSDEVLSYPSGYTFMLSAFHYQISGPRELIALQGEKGEKVEKSIRELNCLFLPEFTVFAGDRTALANINKNVGIYSPIGGRSTYFLCEQFVCHLPVTEIKKLKKQLFNMES, from the coding sequence ATGGCTCATGAATCATTCGAAGATGAGGAAACGGCTGAAATTCTGAACAGCAATTATGTCTCGATCAAAGTTGACCGTGAAGAACGTCCGGATATTGACGCGGTTTACATGAAGGTCTGTCAGGCACTGACGGGACAGGGCGGCTGGCCGCTCAACGTTTTTCTCACTCCGGATCAGAAGCCTTTTTATGCGGGTACCTATTTTCCAAAAGACAGCGTCTATGGCCGTCCGGCATTCAAGGATGTGCTTCTGGAACTGAAGAGCAGGTATGATCAGACTCCGGATAAAATCGCCAAAATTGGTACCCAAATTGTACAGGCTTTGTCAGAGCAAACAAAAAGCCGCAGTAAACTGACAGAAAAGGTGCTTGATCAAGCGTTCAATGCTTTTTCAGAAAGTCTTGATCCGGAGTTTGGCGGATTCGGCCAAGCGCCAAAGTTTCCCGCACCGCATCAGTTGATGTTTTTACTGCGCTATGCCCGCTGGAACAAAAATGATCAGGCGTTGGACATGGTGAAGAAGACTTTGGACGGCTTGGCTGCGGGCGGTATCCATGATCAGATCGGCGGTGGTTTCGCCCGTTATTCGACCGATGAGAAATGGCTGATTCCGCATTTTGAAAAAATGCTCTATGATCAGGCGATGCTGGCAATCATCTATACAGAAGCCGGTCAAGTTACTGGTGATTCCGCTTATGAAGAAGTGGTGGAAGATATTTTTTCCTACTGTGAACGAGAGCTACTTAGCTCGAATGGCGGTTTCTATTGTTCTCAGGATGCCGACTCGGAAGGCGTAGAAGGCAAATGTTATACTTGGCGGCCGGAAGAGATTTTATCGGTTCTGGGTGAGGATGAAGGCAGACTCTTTTGCATGGCTTACCATATTACTTCTGAAGGCAATTTTGAAGGTAAAAATGTTCCAAATTTGATTGGAACCAATCTGGAGAAACTTGCAGAGAAATGGCGTGTCTCCACTCAGGGGATCCTCGAAAGATTAAAGAGGTCCCGGGAAAAATTGCTTATAGTCCGAAATAGACGAATCCAGCCGGCGAAAGACGACAAAATCCTGACTTCCTGGAATGCGTTGATCATTATCGCGCTTGCCAAGGCGGGAAAATCATTACATAAAGAAAATTATGTTAACTTATCGATGGCTGCATTTCACTTTATAAAAGAATATCTGACTCAAAATGGAAAATTAATGGCACGTTTCCGTGATGATGAAACGCGTTATCAAGGCTATCTGGATGATTATGCATTTTTAATGCTGGCCTGTGAAGCCTTGTATGAAGCGACTCTTGATATTCAGTATTTGACGGAAATGAGAGGTTTGGGGGATGAGATGGTCCGGCAATTCTGGGATCCGGAAAATGGCGGATTCTTCCTTCAAAATAATGAGACGGCCAGGCTAATCTTCCCAACTAAGGAAGCGTACGACAGTGCGATTCCTTCCGGCAATAGTGCTGCTGCTTATGCCATGCTGCGGCTTTCCGAATGGACGGGTGAAAACCAATATGCGGCCTATGCTGACAGAATTTTTTCGGCTTTTTCCGATGAAGTTTTGTCTTATCCGAGTGGCTACACATTCATGCTGTCCGCTTTCCACTATCAAATTTCCGGTCCGCGGGAACTGATCGCACTCCAGGGAGAGAAAGGGGAAAAAGTCGAGAAAAGCATCCGGGAGCTGAACTGCCTCTTTCTGCCTGAGTTTACTGTATTTGCGGGGGATCGAACCGCTCTTGCAAACATCAATAAAAATGTAGGTATCTATTCACCAATCGGCGGCAGGAGTACATATTTCTTATGTGAACAATTTGTCTGCCATCTGCCGGTGACGGAGATCAAAAAATTGAAGAAGCAGCTGTTCAATATGGAATCTTAA